In Topomyia yanbarensis strain Yona2022 chromosome 2, ASM3024719v1, whole genome shotgun sequence, one DNA window encodes the following:
- the LOC131680515 gene encoding uncharacterized protein LOC131680515 has translation MLEAEKRHLSQMFQLRKAQLECEEEHTDRSRISKRQSIDQVRQWMEECAEQAEGAVRFSTNLETASLSMPQQTSQFEGNTKDSCYPGRTVMPQVGQVQSPLRHPSLPNVLQRTSLSAVNPAGQYGYSVPGAGNYKQIQLVDTGAIPKGTNVEQAVVSVTHNPAGNPLPPVVPGKPPHSKNKVKAQLCCEDNIAQLTEQFGNIQIPSALLMNQKSDAVFPKNLTRNVCIEQVQPNPSFGTVPVPQGLLNMSTFVPTPSQLAARQVMTKELPPFSGNPTDWPVFISSFMTTTLACGYSSAENLTRLQRCLKGAAYEAVQSRLVLPECVPHVLEDLHFLFGRPELLIDALLEKVRSVAAPKSEKLESLIDFGMVVRTLCDHLEAAGQREHLSNPSLLTELIGKLPAHVKMEWGAHLKNCREVNLKTFASFMSSVMTSVGRVTMTKVNKPPEKTNQRTRGSINTHAANPVAAVVPDRLCYSCRKPGHRIQDCGMFKALPMEERWRYVNTNGLCRNCLNAHGKRSCRSKGSCGIQGCEYRHHPLLHAARNNQVLNGQLQHSAGNFTHRVLEQVILFRIVPVVLRGSKATINTFAFLDEGSSLTLVEDKLANELGANGITKPLCLMWTGNVTRMESASKQISLTISAVNGNKEYEVEDARTVKELSLPKQTVSFERLVNQYRHLQGLPIASYEDATPRLLIGVNNLNLIVPLRTKEGLRYEPVAVKTRLGWCVYGGKMGEGTTHTVNCHSCGCTVTQELHNTVRDYFALEDVAAKAVTVLVSEEEKRAHRILEQTTTRIGKRFETGLLWKYDHIEFPDSYNMAISRLECLEKKLSREPKLKEIVQEQLTAYQTKGYTHLASKEELLNADLKRVWYLPLGLVTNPRKPDKVRIIWDAAAKVSGISLNTALLKGPDQLTSLPAVLLRFRQFKVGVTADIKEMFHQISIRKEDRHSQRFLWRSDPSHRPEIFLMDVATFGSTCSPASAQFVKNKNAEEFREQYPRAVEGIVENHYVDDCLESFESAEEALRVSREMRMIHDEGGFELRSWHSNSAEVLNGLGETKSAETKTIVQGGGFERVLGLLWSTEADELHFSTTMTNEIQNLVEGNQRPTKRQMLKCLMGFFDPLGLMSFFHIHGKMLLQDVWRSGIEWDDVVSDSIFERWLKWTRLFSEVSVVRIPRCYFHEATLEHYDGLQLHVFVDASEVAYSAAAYFRVVNPHGIGECALVAAKAKVAPLKPLSVPRMELQAAVLGSRLMKFVEEAHSLTIARRYLWTDSATVLSWLRADHRRYKQFVACRIGELLTTTDAGDWRWVPSKFNPADAATKWGKGPKLTTDSMWFKSPEFLCEPETSWPVQRIRSVDTEEELRPCYAHRGIILPTLIIDLDRFSKLSRAVRTIGHVHRFLGNLKRKRLSENAVNGRFSSEELKSAERSLIRMVQWQAFPDEMAITARNQQKSAEQWEPLDKSSRIYQLSPIVDDYGVLRIGGRIGKAPNIDLDAKFPVILPRNHRFTTLLVDDYHRKFRHGNHETVTNEIRQKYYVPRLRVAVKQQATACQWCKINKVKPQTPQMAPLPAARMAAFTKPFTYVGLDFFGPLLVKIGRSNAKRWIAVFTCLTIRAVHVEVAHSLSTDSCVKCVRRFVCRRGSPAEIHSDNGTNFQGASRLLREQMQEIQGELAATFTNTSTKWLFIPPATPHMGGSWERMVRSIKTAMETAYNNCRKLDDEALETLVVEAEAIVNTRPLTYLPLTSEESEAITPNHFLLGSSSGVRQPTVEPTDSSAALRTSWNQIQFQLDVFWKRWTREYLPTLTKRTKWFGDVKPVAEGDLVYIVDGDRRNGWERGRVQLVIKGADGKIRQAIVQTARGVVRRPVSRLAVLEVDRKTEPGGQCYGGEDVGTGSTDNVGTGSTYIVGTGSTDMVGTGSTDIHE, from the coding sequence atgttgGAAGCGGAAAAACGACATCTGTCACAAATGTTCCAACTTAGAAAGGCCCAACTGGAATGTGAGGAAGAACACACGGACCGCAGCCGGATAAGCAAGCGGCAGAGTATCGACCAGGTGCGTCAGTGGATGGAAGAATGCGCTGAACAAGCAGAAGGTGCCGTTAGATTCTCAACCAATCTAGAAACAGCCTCGCTGTCAATGCCGCAGCAAACATCCCAGTTCGAGGGGAACACGAAAGACAGTTGCTACCCCGGTAGGACAGTGATGCCACAGGTAGGACAAGTCCAGAGTCCGCTGAGGCATCCTTCGTTACCAAACGTACTTCAGCGTACGTCATTGTCAGCAGTAAATCCAGCTGGCCAATACGGCTACTCCGTTCCAGGTGCCGGTAATTATAAGCAAATCCAACTGGTGGATACCGGTGCAATCCCCAAGGGAACCAACGTTGAGCAAGCCGTAGTAAGCGTTACCCACAACCCCGCAGGTAACCCTTTACCCCCCGTAGTACCAGGTAAGCCACCACATAGTAAAAATAAAGTGAAAGCCCAACTGTGTTGCGAGGATAATATTGCTCAATTAACCGAGCAGTTCGGGAACATTCAAATTCCCTCGGCATTACTAATGAACCAAAAGAGTGATGCTGTATTCCCAAAGAATCTAACGAGGAATGTGTGTATAGAGCAGGTACAACCGAACCCTTCGTTTGGAACAGTCCCAGTTCCTCAAGGGCTTTTGAATATGTCTACATTTGTTCCAACCCCCTCGCAGTTAGCAGCCCGACAGGTGATGACGAAAGAATTACCCCCCTTTTCGGGCAACCCAACCGACTGGCCCGTATTCATAAGCAGCTTTATGACAACTACGCTTGCTTGTGGATATTCGAGTGCCGAAAATTTAACACGTTTACAACGCTGCTTGAAAGGTGCTGCATACGAAGCTGTCCAGAGTCGTTTGGTTCTACCTGAGTGTGTTCCCCACGTGTTGGAGGACCTGCATTTTCTCTTTGGTAGGCCTGAGCTTTTAATCGACGCACTTCTTGAAAAGGTTCGTTCTGTCGCTGCACCGAAATCCGAAAAATTGGAATCCCTTATCGATTTTGGTATGGTGGTACGAACTCTTTGCGACCACTTGGAAGCTGCCGGTCAACGTGAACATTTATCGAATCCGTCCTTGTTGACGGAGCTTATCGGGAAGCTTCCCGCTCACGTTAAAATGGAATGGGGTGCACATCTGAAAAACTGCCGAGAAGTCAATTTGAAAACTTTCGCCAGTTTCATGTCCAGTGTGATGACTTCTGTGGGTAGAGTGACAATGACAAAAGTGAACAAGCCGCCGGAGAAAACGAATCAAAGAACTAGAGGATCGATTAACACACACGCTGCTAATCCAGTAGCCGCCGTTGTTCCGGATAGGTTGTGCTATTCGTGTAGAAAACCTGGTCACCGCATTCAGGATTGTGGAATGTTCAAAGCGCTGCCTATGGAAGAACGTTGGAGGTACGTGAATACGAACGGACTTTGCCGAAACTGCTTGAATGCCCACGGGAAACGTAGCTGTCGCAGCAAGGGCTCGTGTGGCATCCAGGGTTGCGAGTATCGTCATCATCCTCTACTGCACGCAGCACGAAACAATCAAGTCTTGAACGGCCAACTTCAACATTCAGCGGGAAACTTCACGCATAGAGTACTCGAACAAGTCATCCTGTTTCGTATTGTGCCTGTGGTGTTACGCGGGAGTAAAGCTACCATTAACACGTTCGCTTTTCTCGACGAAGGATCGTCACTGACGCTTGTCGAAGATAAACTTGCAAACGAGCTCGGCGCCAACGGGATTACGAAGCCTTTGTGTCTGATGTGGACCGGAAACGTGACGAGGATGGAATCAGCATCAAAACAAATTTCTCTGACGATCTCGGCGGTGAACGGAAATAAGGAGTACGAGGTAGAAGATGCACGTACAGTGAAGGAGTTGTCTCTTCCAAAACAAACAGTATCATTTGAACGCTTGGTCAACCAGTATCGTCATCTCCAAGGACTTCCGATTGCCAGCTATGAAGATGCTACACCCAGACTGTTGATAGGAGTAAATAACTTGAATCTGATTGTTCCACTACGAACTAAAGAAGGCCTACGTTACGAACCCGTTGCTGTCAAAACCAGATTGGGCTGGTGCGTCTACGGCGGAAAGATGGGTGAGGGAACAACACATACAGTGAACTGTCATTCATGCGGTTGCACTGTAACTCAAGAGCTGCATAACACAGTGAGAGATTATTTCGCGCTAGAGGATGTCGCGGCTAAGGCGGTGACCGTGCTTGTGTCAGAAGAAGAGAAGCGTGCCCATCGTATCCTAGAACAAACGACAACTCGTATTGGCAAACGCTTCGAAACGGGGCTGCTATGGAAGTATGACCATATTGAGTTCCCTGATAGCTACAATATGGCTATAAGCCGACTGGAATGCCTGGAGAAGAAACTGTCACGAGAACCGAAGCTTAAGGAGATCGTTCAGGAGCAGTTGACTGCATACCAAACAAAAGGCTACACCCATCTCGCTTCAAAGGAGGAACTACTCAATGCGGACCTGAAACGAGTCTGGTATCTGCCACTAGGACTGGTGACGAATCCTCGGAAGCCAGACAAAGTGCGAATAATTTGGGATGCAGCGGCAAAGGTCAGTGGAATTTCTCTCAATACGGCGCTTCTGAAAGGTCCCGATCAACTGACTTCGTTACCAGCGGTCCTGTTACGTTTCCGCCAGTTCAAAGTTGGAGTTACCGCAGACATCAAAGAGATGTTCCATCAAATCTCCATACGCAAAGAAGATCGCCACTCTCAGCGATTCCTCTGGCGTTCGGATCCTTCACACCGTCCGGAGATCTTCTTGATGGATGTGGCGACGTTTGGATCAACGTGCTCACCCGCATCAGCGCAAttcgtgaaaaacaaaaacgctGAAGAGTTTCGGGAACAATATCCTCGCGCCGTGGAGGGCATAGTTGAAAACCATTATGTGGACGACTGCTTGGAGAGTTTTGAGAGCGCTGAAGAAGCCTTGCGCGTCAGTCGAGAAATGCGCATGATACACGATGAAGGAGGCTTCGAACTGAGAAGCTGGCATTCGAACAGTGCAGAAGTGCTAAATGGCTTAGGCGAAACCAAATCAGCTGAAACGAAGACCATCGTTCAAGGCGGTGGATTCGAGCGCGTGCTAGGACTACTGTGGAGTACGGAAGCAGATGAACTTCACTTCTCTACAACGATGACGAACGAGATCCAGAACTTGGTGGAAGGCAACCAACGTCCAACTAAAAGACAGATGCTGAAATGCCTAATGGGTTTCTTTGACCCACTGGGACTTATGAGTTTCTTCCATATCCATGGTAAGATGCTTCTGCAAGACGTCTGGCGATCGGGAATCGAGTGGGATGATGTGGTCAGCGATAGTATCTTTGAGCGTTGGCTGAAATGGACAAgactcttcagcgaagttagcGTAGTGCGCATACCCAGGTGTTACTTCCACGAAGCGACCCTAGAACACTATGATGGACTACAGCTGCACGTTTTTGTGGATGCTAGCGAGGTAGCTTACTCCGCAGCTGCTTATTTTCGAGTAGTGAATCCTCACGGTATAGGCGAATGTGCGTTGGTCGCTGCGAAGGCGAAAGTAGCTCCGTTGAAGCCCCTCTCAGTGCCCAGGAtggaattgcaagcagctgTTTTGGGATCGCGGTTGATGAAATTCGTGGAAGAAGCTCATAGTCTCACCATAGCGCGAAGGTACTTGTGGACCGATTCGGCTACTGTGCTGTCGTGGCTTCGAGCGGATCATCGCAGGTATAAGCAGTTCGTGGCCTGTCGTATTGGAGAGTTACTTACCACAACGGATGCCGGTGACTGGCGATGGGTGCCCTCGAAATTTAACCCTGCTGATGCCGCAACCAAGTGGGGTAAAGGCCCAAAATTGACAACGGACAGTATGTGGTTCAAAAGTCCAGAATTCTTGTGCGAACCGGAGACAAGTTGGCCTGTTCAAAGAATTCGTTCCGTGGACACGGAAGAAGAGTTGCGCCCTTGCTATGCGCACCGCGGAATTATCCTGCCAACGCTGATAATCGATTTGGATCGATTTTCAAAGCTTTCTCGGGCGGTGAGGACCATCGGCCACGTGCATAGATTTCTGGGGAACCTGAAACGGAAGCGACTCAGCGAGAATGCGGTAAATGGAAGATTCAGTTCGGAGGAGCTCAAATCGGCAGAACGCTCATTGATACGGATGGTGCAATGGCAGGCATTTCCCGATGAAATGGCGATAACAGCGCGAAATCAACAGAAATCAGCTGAGCAGTGGGAACCTCTGGACAAGAGCAGCAGAATTTACCAGTTGTCTCCGATCGTGGATGATTATGGGGTGCTCCGGATCGGCGGACGCATTGGGAAAGCCCCTAATATCGACCTAGATGCGAAGTTTCCGGTCATACTCCCACGAAATCATAGGTTTACCACACTATTGGTGGACGACTACCACCGTAAGTTTCGTCATGGTAACCACGAAACCGTGACAAATGAAATACGCCAAAAGTATTATGTACCGAGATTGAGAGTAGCAGTGAAGCAGCAAGCAACAGCTTGTCAATGGTGCAAAATAAATAAGGTCAAGCCGCAAACTCCGCAGATGGCTCCATTACCGGCAGCACGCATGGCCGCATTCACTAAACCGTTCACTTATGTGGGCCTCGATTTCTTCGGACCGCTACTCGTGAAAATCGGGAGAAGCAACGCAAAGCGTTGGATCGCTGTGTTTACATGCCTGACCATTAGAGCCGTTCATGTAGAAGTAGCGCATAGCCTCAGCACCGACTCGTGCGTGAAGTGCGTACGGCGTTTCGTTTGTCGACGGGGTTCGCCGGCAGAGATACACAGCGACAACGGCACCAACTTCCAGGGTGCTAGCCGACTGTTGAGGGAACAAATGCAAGAAATACAAGGAGAGCTTGCAGCAACCTTCACCAATACGAGCACAAAATGGTTATTCATACCACCCGCGACCCCTCACATGGGTGGATCGTGGGAAAGAATGGTGCGCTCTATCAAAACCGCGATGGAGACGGCCTACAACAACTGTCGTAAGCTGGACGACGAAGCTTTGGAGACGTTAGTCGTAGAAGCGGAGGCGATCGTAAACACTCGTCCCTTGACGTATTTGCCATTGACTTCCGAAGAAAGTGAAGCCATTACTCCGAACCACTTTCTGTTGGGGAGCTCAAGCGGTGTTCGTCAGCCAACGGTTGAACCAACGGATTCATCGGCAGCCTTGCGGACCTCCTGGAATCAGATTCAGTTTCAACTAGACGTCTTCTGGAAAAGGTGGACTCGGGAATATCTTCCGACCCTCACGAAGCGCACGAAGTGGTTCGGGGATGTAAAGCCTGTCGCCGAAGGAGACTTGGTGTACATCGTGGACGGAGACAGAAGAAACGGCTGGGAACGAGGTCGCGTGCAGTTAGTCATCAAAGGAGCGGATGGGAAGATTCGTCAAGCGATTGTACAAACTGCGAGGGGGGTTGTGCGTAGACCTGTCTCGAGGTTGGCTGTCTTGGAGGTGGATCGTAAAACTGAACCTGGTGGCCAGTGTTACGGGGGGGAGGATGTTGGAACTGGCAGCACGGACAATGTTGGAACTGGCAGCACGTACATTGTTGGAACTGGCAGTACGGACATGGTCGGAACTGGGAGCACGGACATACACGAGTAG
- the LOC131680516 gene encoding uncharacterized protein LOC131680516 — MSSRKAKSGSSKKTVDKVTPGGDAAVDGHNVQATTTELQKDETAIKVFVHPPPSEQVNDKVTNESNRPGANPKEKDTAEKNKTNVVKRNPFRRVRKNRVGHCQVCDERDNSRMVQCDGCNEWYHFSCVEVSEGIADVSWICMNCEHAKDLTPSPLHTPNVSSTTSTVRSKSKASSIESQAKRRQALELQWLEEEKELERRYLELKYKILLEGGSDCSSIVSEPQSVSMSKVKKWIDDTDGYGEKVDCGSEAEELEKRPPRNSTASIEHHAPVPDQQRATQVNIQLRRPPQRVSGQQETRPIFGSSHMRQSVALAPEAGSWVEANAFVPGQRSTPVGRSSLPAHGLSDDTACVLNRSQIAARQAVSKDLPDFSGNPEDWSLFFSMFNSSTQMCGFSNEENMLRLRKCLKGRALEAVRCRLLHPSNVAGVLSTLKMLYGRPEAIVQAVIKKIRSLPSPSIEKLETVVNFALTVENLVATIQACEVSDFVYNASLRYELVGRLPPTLKLSWARFSRNNPTPNLLDFSTWLYETAEDVHSEIDSKDSKTANSPQQPIIVDIKKCVACKGDCTMLAKCKQFVALSYDSKWATVRTYKLCRKCLRKHNGSCKQEKPCGTNGCTYLHHPLLHSYENPRSPTAAAVYEKSCNVHQVQSEILFRVVPVTLYGPSKAIRTYAFLDDGSELTLLEQSLADELGLKGPKNPLCLKWTGETTKIENKSQNVSLQISSVTNPIKRYDLSSVRTIGNLQIRPQTLLTAELKQRYQHLMGLPIESYNEANPRILIGLDNASLGYAMKSREGQLNEPIAIKTRLGWIVFGSCVGEKNAGHYVNYHALQICQCNRETSEDLHELVKGYFALDSLGISKQSKLLLSHEDQRAQSMLESLTRPVDSRFESGLLWKYDSVRLPDSAAMALRRWRCLDNRMKKDPLLAGELNAKIQDHINKGYIRKLSAEELEVNRSRVWYLPIFPIVNPNKPGKTRLVWDAAATAFGVSLNSVLLKGPDQLSSLLSVLIQFREFRTAVCGDIREMYHQVRMREDDQHCQRFFWKACETDIDPSVYVVQVMTFGACCSPSTAQYVKNYNAKRFEQEHPEAVHAIVKQHYVDDMLLSVESEEEAIQVVREVQTVHRSAGFEMRNWISNSPKVVAAMSETGSDEKSLSIGDKHVSERVLGMWWNTSTDCFTYKMSPRYEH, encoded by the coding sequence ATGTCATCCAGGAAAGCCAAATCCGGATCCAGCAAGAAGACGGTCGATAAGGTCACCCCAGGTGGTGACGCGGCAGTTGACGGTCACAACGTCCAAGCGACTACGACTGAGCTGCAGAAGGACGAAACGGCGATTAAAGTGTTTGTCCATCCTCCCCCTAGCGAACAGGTAAATGATAAAGTTACCAATGAATCCAACCGGCCGGGAGCAAATCCTAAGGAAAAGGATACCGCCGAGAAAAATAAAACGAACGTAGTCAAACGTAATCCGTTCCGCCGCGTACGAAAGAATCGGGTCGGTCATTGTCAAGTGTGTGATGAGCGTGATAATAGTCGAATGGTTCAGTGTGACGGTTGCAATGAGTGGTATCATTTCTCGTGTGTAGAAGTGTCAGAAGGGATTGCTGACGTGAGCTGGATCTGCATGAACTGCGAACACGCAAAGGATCTAACCCCTTCCCCTCTGCATACCCCCAACGTAAGCAGTACCACATCCACTGTACGGTCAAAGAGCAAGGCAAGCAGCATCGAAAGTCAGGCCAAACGGAGACAAGCTTTGGAACTACAATGGTTAGAGGAGGAAAAGGAGTTGGAACGACGATATTTAGAACTCAAGTACAAGATTCTGTTAGAGGGCGGTAGCGACTGCTCGTCGATTGTTAGTGAACCCCAATCAGTATCAATGTCGAAGGTGAAGAAGTGGATAGACGACACGGATGGATACGGCGAGAAGGTTGACTGCGGATCTGAAGCCGAGGAACTAGAGAAACGTCCACCGAGGAACTCGACTGCGTCTATAGAGCACCATGCTCCAGTTCCAGATCAGCAGCGTGCGACTCAAGTTAATATCCAACTCCGACGACCCCCACAACGTGTTTCCGGCCAACAAGAGACTCGGCCAATCTTCGGCAGCTCCCATATGCGACAATCAGTCGCTCTCGCACCGGAGGCTGGATCATGGGTCGAAGCGAATGCGTTTGTACCAGGTCAGCGTTCCACCCCCGTTGGACGATCATCCCTCCCAGCGCATGGGCTCAGTGACGACACGGCTTGTGTGTTGAATCGAAGTCAAATCGCCGCACGCCAGGCAGTTTCGAAGGATTTGCCGGACTTCAGTGGTAATCCGGAAGATTGGTCGCTGTTCTTCTCGATGTTTAACTCGTCGACTCAGATGTGCGGATTCTCCAATGAGGAAAATATGTTACGGTTGCGTAAGTGCTTGAAAGGAAGAGCATTGGAAGCAGTAAGATGTCGCCTGCTCCACCCATCGAACGTTGCGGGAGTCCTTTCAACTCTCAAGATGCTCTATGGACGCCCGGAAGCAATCGTGCAGGCGGTTATCAAGAAGATACGATCATTGCCGTCACCGAGCATAGAGAAGTTGGAGACAGTGGTGAACTTCGCGCTGACAGTTGAGAATTTGGTCGCTACCATTCAAGCGTGTGAGGTTAGTGACTTCGTCTACAATGCATCGCTGCGATACGAGTTAGTAGGGAGGTTGCCACCAACGTTGAAGCTGAGCTGGGCCAGGTTCTCAAGGAACAACCCCACTCCGAACCTATTGGATTTCAGTACGTGGCTGTACGAGACAGCAGAGGATGTTCACTCGGAAATAGACTCTAAGGATTCGAAAACAGCCAACTCTCCACAGCAACCAATCATCGTTGACATCAAGAAGTGTGTGGCGTGCAAAGGGGATTGTACGATGCTGGCCAAATGCAAACAGTTCGTGGCCTTAAGCTACGATTCGAAGTGGGCGACAGTAAGAACTTACAAACTTTGTCGCAAATGCCTGCGTAAGCACAACGGGTCATGTAAACAAGAAAAACCATGCGGAACAAACGGCTGTACATATCTGCACCATCCTCTGCTTCACAGTTACGAAAACCCTCGATCTCCTACAGCAGCCGCCGTTTACGAGAAAAGCTGCAACGTGCACCAAGTGCAGTCGGAGATCTTGTTCAGAGTAGTTCCGGTCACTTTATACGGTCCATCGAAGGCAATTCGAACCTACGCATTCCTGGACGACGGCTCAGAACTCACGCTTCTAGAACAGAGTTTAGCAGACGAGCTCGGGTTGAAGGGACCAAAGAATCCACTGTGCCTGAAGTGGACAGGCGAAACCACCAAGATCGAAAACAAGTCACAAAACGTTAGTCTTCAAATCTCCAGCGTAACGAACCCGATCAAAAGGTATGACCTATCCAGTGTACGAACGATTGGAAACTTGCAGATCCGACCACAGACTCTCCTTACCGCGGAGTTGAAGCAGAGATACCAGCACCTCATGGGACTACCGATTGAGTCGTATAACGAGGCCAATCCGCGAATCCTAATCGGTCTGGATAATGCCAGTCTCGGATATGCAATGAAGAGTCGCGAAGGACAGTTAAATGAGCCGATTGCAATCAAAACACGTCTCGGCTGGATTGTTTTCGGCAGTTGTGTGGGAGAGAAGAATGCAGGGCACTACGTAAACTATCATGCGCTACAGATTTGCCAGTGCAACAGAGAGACCAGTGAAGATCTTCACGAACTCGTCAAAGGTTATTTTGCCCTCGACAGCTTGGGCATATCTAAGCAAAGTAAACTACTTCTGTCACACGAGGACCAACGAGCACAGTCAATGCTGGAATCACTCACTCGGCCCGTAGACAGCCGTTTCGAATCCGGGCTTCTATGGAAGTACGATTCGGTCCGACTTCCGGATAGTGCAGCGATGGCACTGCGAAGATGGCGATGCCTAGATAACCGCATGAAGAAGGATCCACTTCTGGCGGGAGAATTGAACGCGAAAATCCAGGATCATATCAACAAAGGCTACATTCGCAAGTTGTCCGCGGAAGAGCTGGAAGTAAACCGCTCACGAGTTTGGTACCTTCCGATATTTCCAATCGTCAATCCGAACAAGCCGGGCAAAACGAGACTCGTATGGGATGCAGCTGCCACCGCCTTTGGAGTTTCACTCAACTCAGTTCTGTTAAAAGGCCCAGACCAACTGTCATCTCTTCTATCTGTTCTGATCCAGTTCCGGGAGTTTCGGACAGCGGTATGCGGCGACATCCGTGAGATGTACCACCAAGTAAGGATGCGGGAGGACGACCAGCATTGCCAACGCTTCTTCTGGAAGGCCTGCGAGACAGATATCGACCCTAGCGTCTACGTAGTGCAGGTAATGACGTTCGGCGCATGCTGCTCGCCGAGTACGGCACAATACGTAAAAAATTACAATGCAAAGAGATTCGAACAAGAACACCCAGAAGCAGTTCACGCAATCGTAAAGCAACACTACGTTGACGATATGCTTCTGAGTGTGGAATCTGAGGAGGAAGCAATACAAGTGGTTCGAGAAGTACAGACAGTGCACAGATCAGCAGGCTTCGAAATGCGGAACTGGATCTCCAACTCACCCAAAGTTGTGGCAGCTATGAGCGAAACAGGCTCCGATGAGAAAAGCCTCAGTATCGGCGACAAACACGTGTCAGAACGGGTTCTCGGAATGTGGTGGAACACCTCAACAGACTGCTTCACATATAAAATGTCACCGCGGTACGAGCACTAA